Proteins from one Gimesia maris genomic window:
- a CDS encoding DUF1559 family PulG-like putative transporter, translating to MSWQRWISISLVLGMLLLAFGLIMPAVFQAREAARRNTAKNNLKQIGLALFNYHESYRCLPPGGTIREDDTAMQGWIAMMMPFLDASPYYSWLDFNESWQSTANRYVFDQRLPVVLIPGVEQHYSNSGFALTQIMGNPNLLHRNSDVTFEEMANGTSFTWLAGEVTGDFQPWCYPFNWRPLGTKLCQGPASYGRPEWGGGHLLFADGHIKFFTDATSSRMLQRYDAAPPVATKAETAVLKKVFQTGDFHWDSIDLQSDPKGRDEYFATSLSGSANVLLKLNVYSQILLTEEEQKQPKSYLKGPQFLLEIDSTTDIAAALKATPLVDAATSEQLEANVKTLQALQKQLQK from the coding sequence ATGTCCTGGCAACGCTGGATATCGATCAGTCTGGTTCTGGGTATGTTGCTGCTCGCGTTCGGCTTAATTATGCCGGCGGTCTTCCAGGCTCGAGAGGCAGCACGCCGCAATACTGCCAAAAATAATCTCAAGCAGATTGGCCTGGCACTGTTTAATTATCACGAATCATATCGCTGCCTGCCGCCGGGTGGAACCATCCGCGAGGACGACACAGCGATGCAGGGCTGGATCGCCATGATGATGCCGTTTCTCGATGCGAGTCCTTATTACAGCTGGCTGGATTTTAACGAGTCCTGGCAGAGTACCGCGAACCGGTATGTGTTCGATCAGAGATTACCCGTTGTTTTAATACCCGGCGTCGAACAGCATTATTCCAATTCCGGTTTTGCCCTGACGCAAATCATGGGAAATCCGAATCTGCTGCATCGTAACAGTGACGTGACGTTCGAAGAAATGGCAAACGGCACTTCATTTACCTGGCTCGCAGGCGAAGTGACCGGTGATTTTCAACCCTGGTGTTACCCCTTCAACTGGCGTCCGCTGGGCACTAAGCTGTGCCAGGGGCCAGCCAGCTATGGACGCCCCGAATGGGGAGGCGGGCATCTGCTGTTTGCGGACGGGCATATCAAATTCTTCACGGACGCCACTTCATCTCGAATGCTGCAGCGCTACGATGCGGCACCCCCCGTTGCGACGAAAGCAGAAACTGCCGTTCTAAAAAAAGTGTTTCAGACAGGCGATTTTCACTGGGACAGCATCGATCTGCAGTCCGATCCAAAGGGGCGGGATGAATATTTTGCTACAAGTCTCAGCGGTTCTGCGAACGTTTTACTCAAGCTCAATGTATACAGCCAGATTTTATTGACAGAAGAAGAACAGAAGCAGCCGAAGAGCTATCTGAAAGGTCCACAGTTTCTACTGGAGATCGATTCCACCACGGACATTGCAGCCGCGCTCAAGGCAACCCCTCTCGTAGATGCCGCAACTTCCGAACAACTGGAAGCGAATGTCAAAACACTGCAGGCACTGCAGAAACAGTTGCAGAAATAA